From the Triticum urartu cultivar G1812 chromosome 4, Tu2.1, whole genome shotgun sequence genome, the window aagcagtaacatgctacactactctaatgcaagcagtatagagaagagtaggcgatatctggtgatcaaagggggggcttgcctggttgctcagacaaggaggggtcgtcgatgtagtcgatcacaggggtaccggcatcggtctcagggtctaccggaaagaagtaacggaaggggaacacaataaataacagagcaatcaaatgtaacaaaaagcaagaagcggcaatacgttgtgctagaggtgacctaacgtagggataggtggtaccggtgaaggggggaaacatccgggaaagtatccccggtgtttcgcgtttttgggcagaggagccggagggggaaagttgcgagttcggtatgttagggatgtgtggcggacgaacgggctacgtatccggatttgcctcgtcgttctgagcaactttcatgtacaaagtttttcgatccgagttacggtttattttaaaatgattttctaaagttttattAATTCTTGGAATTAATTAtataattcaacattatccagaatagtaaaagatgacgtcagcatgacatcatgatgacatcagcagtcaactaAGCAGTTGACTCGGTCAACTatgtgtgggtcccgcatgtcattgatTGTTCAGCCTAATTAGTGTTTAACTAATCTAAgtactgtttaattaaactaattagttaattaggttaatctgattatgattaattaacttaattaattccttaattaattaattaatgtaattattattgtttataaattattattttttatatataaacGTTCCAGGGGctaggccccacatgtcattgggtCAGGGGGCCTTAGCGGACGCCGGCGCTAGCGGGCAGCGGGTGTGGTGCCCATGCCCGAGGCCGTAGCCTGCCCGGGCGATGGGGGGGGAGCCGGGTACGGGCTCCGGCGGCCAAGGGCCGCGATGGCGCCGGCCGGAACAGGGCGGCAGGGCGGAGGCGGGACGGCGCGGCAGCAGGTGAGCGCTGTGGTGTCAGGGGAGCAGCAGCAGGGGAAAACGCGGCGCGGCGGTGACGACAACCTGATTGAGGGAGGAGGTGGGGGTCGTCGGAGAGGCTCACAGCGGAGCTCGTGGAGGGCTCGGTGAAGCCGGGGGAGGTCGAGGCCGTCCGGCGAGGTGGGGATGAGGACGACGGTTCCAGGCGGCGGCGGTTGGCGTCGGTGCGACGAGCACGATGTCCTGCGGAGctcggggaggaggacgaggacgcgAGGCCGTCGCGGCAACGGGCGACGGAATCGGGGGTGCGGGGCGACGCGGGATCGGGCCCCTCCCCGATCCAGAACCAGCCGAGCGTGGGGGGGCGCTGGGATGGagggttgaggaggagggagctgggcggcggtggcgatggtgaacggcggcggggcgacggggatCGAGGCGGAGAGGCTCCGGCGAGGTGGCTCCGGCAGGCGGCATCGGACGGCGTTGAGGTCGAGCCCTGATCCATTTCTGGATCGGGAAGGGGGCGAGGACGGGGAGGCGCGCGACGGGGTCAAGGCGACGATGGCGGGGCGGCGCCTGAGACGACGAGAGGCGTCGGGGAGCGCCGTCGGCAAAGTGGGCAGCGGGGGAGTGCGAGGAGCGAGGGGAGTGGGGGGGTTTGCCCCGATCCGATCGGGGAAGGGGAgagcggcggggggggggggggggggggggggggggggggggggggggggggggggatcgtGCTAGGGTTCGGTGCCCCCACGGGGTTATAGGCCaggggagggagtgggccggCCTGGCAGGCCACtggctgggccgaggcccagttAGCCTGGGGGGTTTCTTTTTTTTtatgtattttcttttcttttatttattttcttttctgttttggCTAATTGTTTGGGCACCATATGAGTTTTGTAAAATATGAGAGTTGGCCCACAATTCACATCACAATATATCCTACCACCAAAAACTAGTTTGGGGTAATTAtcatttcatatttatttttttattaataAAAAGGTTAGTAAATAATGTTTTCAGCCACTGTTTGAGGTTGTTTAAGTCACTTATCAAATTTCAATAATGTTGTATACAATTTTATCATAGCCTCTGATTTATCTACTAtttattgaacattttagttttaatatttgaaaatcttttattgtttgcttgattttgattttgaatttgaatcggtttcgaactaactcgagattagcaactataaacgaggtgacgtggcatcattagtgtgggatcactgtagcttaattattcGGGCGTCACATTAAACAAGTGATGCTTATGAGATGATTATGATGCAGAATCAGTTACTAATTACTACTACTAATTTGAGGCTGTTACAACGATCTTGTTAATCCCATCATCATGAGCTTTAGTCAGTAAACTCTTCTTTTTGTCTATCTTGTCACAATCCAGTTCCCCTATAAAACTCCaagaaaaagagtgaacaaagagcGACCATTGGTAACATTCTCATGGATGGCCTTGCGTCTAGCATACCATATGACCCAAAGAGTAATAAAACACAAGACTTGATCATGGTGCTCAAGTGTGTCGATCATGGTGGAAATGAAATCTTTTGCAATATGGTTAGACGATTGCTAATGTGGTCCACCAGGCAATCATCAGGTAGTGCACACACGCACAACCTATTAAATTGCACTAGATGAGCCAATGGCTCTATGAGTCAAGCCAAATTTCAAGGAGGGAGATCTATGGGCCCTGTCCAATTGTGACCATGAGAGGGCAGCTAGAAATACAGAAGAACGTGCAACGAGTGCAAATCCTATGCACCGCTCTTTGGAAGTGATAAAATAGCGGCCAAACTACGTCACTACTCCTGGCCGATGCATTAGCGACGTAACGAATGGTCGTCAGAAGGTTTCAGCCGACCACTCCGGTTTTGTGAAGCTTTTTGAACCATCTGCATAGTTTTGGGGAAGTTCCACAagtttctttctttctttcctcttttttttctacgggttttctattttttattttctttctttcttttctttcttttccttcttttttatttttattttttaaataTTTGAACATCTTTTCAAATTCATGAGTACTTTTTGAATTGTAAACAACTTTAAAATTTGCAAACCTTTTTAAAAAATCAAAATTGTGTTTGtgaatttttttttcaaactCGTGAATGTTTTTAAGATTCATGAACaattttaaaattcatgaacatttttgtactcacaattttttaaaaaaattgtgaacattttttaattttGAGCATTAgtcaaatttgtgaacatttttttaaaattgcgAAATATTATTAAAATTCATCAACATTAAAAAAATTGTGGACATCTTTAATCTTGAACATCAAATCATGAACATGTTTCAAATTCATGGATCTGTTTTGTAATTGTGAACGTTTTTTAAAATGCATGTACATTTTTCCAACttgtgaacattttttcaaattcatatattttTTTCAAATCTGCAAAAAAAACATGTTCCAAGCGATCCGCAGGCTATGTTTTTATAGTACGCCCGGTAAATATTTTCTGAAGAACATACAACCTGCTACGATTTTTTGGAATGTAAAACGTTCAACCTGCCATAAAACCTGGTAGTGCAGGTGCCCTAAAACCTGGTAATTTGTGAGCATTTTTTAATTTGCGAGCATTTATTCAAAgctgtgaacatttttttaaatttaTTAAGATTTTAAAATTCACAAACAGTTTAAACTTCATGAACATCTTTAATCTTGAACATCAAATCATGAACACGTTTCAAATTCATGGATTGTGTTTGTAATTgtgaatatttttaaaaattCATGTATGTTTTTCCAACTTCTAGATTTTTTCAAATTTGCAAATCAAGATGAGATCACGATTATTTTTTTaaaatcatgaatatttttcaaattcttGACATTTTTTAATTCACGAACATTTTTTCAAGATTGCAAACATTTTCCTAATTCACAGTTTTGttttaaattcatgaacttttttccTGTCTGTGATTTGTTTTTAAAATTCACAActattttttgaattcatgaacaaATTTTCAagttcatgaacatttttaagcTCACGAACATTTTGAAAATCTGTGAAAATGTTCAGCTTTGTGAACGTTTCTAAAAATTTTTAATTTGTGTCATACGGAGTAGGACAAACTTAACTACTTCCCAGCGATCCGCTTGCTATGTTTTTTTAGTACAGCCTGGTAAAAAAATTACTGAAGAATTGTTAGGATCTAGATAGGGATTGGAGAAGGAAGGGGAAAACTATGGCGGCATCTCGTATTCACTCTCAAGTCTGTGATGTATTTGCTTACAGAGGAAGGATTGATTTACAAGCCAATGGCCTCAGCCATTACCAATTCGCCACCCAACACAATGACAGGATAGACTAATATAGGACTACACCCAGTTGCCGTCTGCGTAGCGAGTGGAAGGATGATGGGCTCTCTTGCTGGGCCGGCCCTCCTTGGTGATGAAGCGTACACCGGTCTCGTCGGTAGTGGCACTAGGCCCAGTGTTAACACTCCCCTTTCCTTGAAGTCCAGCTTGTCCCCAAGCTGGCGCCCGCGGAAAACGCTGCTTGAGTTCTTCTAAATCTTCCCATGTCGCCAAAGAATCCGGTTGATCAGACCATTGTATCAAGCCTTGTGGCACAGCAGCATCACCCCGGCGGCGCAACCGGCGATGCAGAACTCTCATAGGCACAGCAAACTGAGCATCAGGAGGAGGCAATTCAGATTGTACCTGACAATTAGTTCCCAGTGCCAACTTCAGTTGAGACGTGTAGAACTGGGTGGATCTTGCTTGCCGGTGGAAGCGCAAGACGATAGGCTGATGCACCTACTCGTTCCAGCACTTGATAAGGGCCATAGTATTTGAACAACAATTTGTGATGAGCACGTGGGGCCACAGAGGACTGAATGTATGGCTGCAACTTGAGAAAAACAGAATCACCCACAGCAAATACTCTGTCAGAACGTTTCTTATCTGCCTGGTGTTTCATACGAGTTCTAACGCGCTCCAAGTGTTGCTGAAGTAATCTCATCATAAGATCACGATCGCGAAGCCAGGTCTCCAGGTCAGGAATGGAACAAGTGTCATCTGCAGATAATCCAAAAGTTCTGGGAGACTGGCCGTATAGGACCTCGAATGGCGACTTCCCTTGCAAGGCAGAGTGAGGACTCGTGTTGTACCAGTACTCAGCAAGTGACAACCATTGAGCCCACTTCAGTGGGCAAGCATGAGTAAAACATCGCAGATAAGCCTCCAAACATTGGTTAACTCGCTCAGATTGACCATCGGTTTGGGGATGATGGGAAGAACTCATACGCAATTTTGTACCAGTGAGTGCTGCCATTTCTTTCCAAAACCTGCTAGTAAAAATCCGATCACGGTCCGTGACAATGGACTCTGGCATCCCATGCAGTTTGTGTATATTGTCCATGAAGGCTGCCGTCACTGTGGACACAGTAAAGGGATGTTGGAGACCAATAAAATGACTATATCTCGACAGTTTGTCAACAACGACGAGGACACAGTTGAAACGGCCAGAACAGGGCAAACCTTCAACAAAATCCATCGTGAGCATCTGCCAAAACTTACGAGGCACCGGTAAGGGTTCGAGGAGGCCTGGGTACTTGTTACGATCCGGTTTTGCACGCTAAAAAATCAAGCACTCCTGAACATATTGCTTCACTCGAGCTTTCATGTGCTTCCAGTAGAACAACTGCTTCAATCTGCGCAAGGTGACAGGGATACCTGAGTGGTCCCCAATCGGACTTGTATGAAATGCATCAAGTAATTTAGGAATCAGATCCACATCAGGAGGAAGCCATAATCGACCTTTGTAACGGATCAGACCATCTCGAAGAGAAAATGGATCATTTTCAGACCGCTGCACTGCCAATTTGACCAAAAGTTCACTTGCTTCAGCACTATCCTGATACACATCCAATATTTCCTGTATCCAAGCTAATGCATCCGCGGCACGATTGTCAATGCCTTTTTTGTACCTGATCTTGAACTGGAGTCCAAGCAATTTTGTGAACATTTTCTGCTGCCAACTAGTGTGTAACCTCTGGTCTTCCAGGTGTGATAAGCTGATATGGTCAGTAAGTATTAGGAATTCAGCATGTTGTAAATAAGTTCTCCATCGTTCCACTGCAAGAAGCACGGCCATATACTCTTTTTCATATGTAGACAGACCCTTGGTTCTGGGTCCCAATCCTTTGCTCACAAATGCAAGAGGGTGGCCATCCTGAAGTAGTACTGCACCCACTCCGGTATCACAAGCGTCAGTCTCAATTACGAACTGTTTCTGAAAATTAGGGAGTGATAATACAGGTGCTGTTGTGAGGGCTCGCTTTAGTTGATCAAATGCAGACTGGGCTTCAGAAGACCACACAAATGGAATATTTTTACGCAGGAGATGAGTCAAGGGCTGGCTGATCATACCATAGTGGCGAACAAACTTCCGGTAGTAGCCAGATAGCCCCAAAAAACCACGGAGTTCCTTCAAATTAGCAGGTACAGGCCATTTGACTACCACCTCAATCTTAGCAGGGTCAGTAGCTACGCCTTCCTCAGATACCACATAGCCCAGATAAGAAATGCTGCATTGTGCAAACGCACATTTAGACCCTTTGATTTTCCATTGGTGCTCCTGCAACAGGTCCAGCACTTGCTTCAAATGATGCAAGTGGTCCTCCAATGTAATACTAAATACCAGGATATCATCGAAGAACACCACAGCACATTTATTTGGTTCACGAAGCACTGGAGCTAAATCATCATTCATAACAGATTGGAATGTACATGGCCCTCCAGTCAGTCCAAATGCCAGGACTGTGAATTTATAGTGACCGTTGTGTGTGTGAAAAGCTGTCTTATACTCCTCACCCGGCGCAAGCCTGATCTGATGATATCCGGCACGAAGGTCCAGCTTCGAAAACCAGGACGCCCCAGTGAGCTCATCGAAAAGCTCATCGATCACTGGGAGCGGGTATTTGGACTTGAGTGTTAACAAATTAAGATGACGATAATCCACACACAACCGCCACGAGCCGTCTTTTTTCTTGACCATAATAATAGGTGAGGCAAACGGACTGGAGCTAGGAATAATGACCCCAGTTTGCAACATCTCCTGGACTTGTTTTTCAATTTCACTCTTTAGCTCCGGTGAATACCAGTAGGGTCGAATGTTCACAGGTCTAGCCCCTTCCATCAATGGTATTCTATGATCACAACTGCGCCGAGGGGGAAGTCCAGTTGGTGGTTCGAATACTGTAGTGTACTGATCTAATAGTTCCTGGAATTGTGCTGGAAGGGCTACGAGATCCTCTTTAACGTTCTCTGGCTGAACTAAATGGAGCTCCACCACAGTGCAACTAAAAGTTTCTGGAGGACAGCCTTGTAAGAACACCGAACGGCCATGATGATCAAAGGCTAGCCACTTCTCTAACCAATTAACTTGCATAGTACCCAAGGAGGACAGCCAATCCATTCCCACAATTCCATCATGATGTTGCAGAGGTAACACCTTAAAGTCACACTTGAACTCATGACCAGCAGCAGACCAGGCACAAGCAGGAATGATGTGAGTACAAGGAAGTGTACCTCCACCAGCAATCCTGACAGTTTGTTGTGCAGGCAGTAATTGCTGGCCTGCAATGTGAGCAGCCAACCGAGCACTGATGAAAGAATGAGAACTACCTGAATCCACCAGAAGCACCACTGCATGACCACCCAATTGGCACTCTAATCTGATTGCATTAGTTCCCCCTTGAACTTGTTGTGCTTCAGCTGACAGTACCATTAAATCCATATCACTATCATCCGAATCCATGTTATCCAAGGCACAAAATTCCAACATTTCTTGCACCACGTGTAGCTGAACTGTAGTGTTGCACTTATGGTCGCGCCCCCAACGCTCACCACAGATGAAACAAAGTCCTTTAGCTCTGCGGTATGCTTTGAGTGTTGCCAACTTGTCCTATGAACCGGTGGCCTTAGACTTGTCTGATGTTTTGTGCTCTTTGACATGCTTCGATGGCACCATCCTGTCTGAATGAGGAAACATAGGTGTAGTATACTTCTTGGATACAGTTTCAGCTTCATGGCCCCCCATTTCCTCCTGAACAGCAGCAATGGAATAAGCTGTGTCCAAATTCGCTGGGCGCTGTACTGCTACAACCATTCTCACATTGACTTTCAGACCATCGATGAAACGGGTGGTGTAATGCAGCATATCAGGCTCAGGCTCATACGCTGTCAACTGGTCCATAAGTTCAGAAAATTGGTTGATGTACTCTTCCACTGTCCCTGTCTGTTTCAGCCGGTACAGTTTGCGCACTAGGGACTGATGTTGGTTGTGGCCAAAACGATTCAGAACTGCAGTACAAAAATCCTCCCATGACGATCGAACAAATTTGTGTTGAACTGACAATAACCAGCGCGTTGCTGCTCCTTCGAATTGCATAGCGGCAACAGCAATCCAGAGATCCGGGTCAGTGTCAAACATGGCAAAATAGTCCACACACCGCGTTTGCCAAAGCTTTGGATTCTCTCCATCAAATTTTGGGAAATCAACAGAAGGAGGTTTCCCATGGCCTGACGAACTGTTCCTCCGCTCGCGGTGCAATAGACTGGAAAATGATGAACTCGGCCGCGGTAATTCAGGTATACCTCTAGCGGCCGGCGGAACATACAGTGCTTGCGTACTCGAACCTGGTCCTCTGGTCGACAGCGACGCCTTGAATCCTGCCTGATTCGCCTCTGCCGTGGCCGTCGGCGAACGCTCGGATCCCTCCAAATCGCTGGAGCGGAAGGTGGTGCTCTTGGCAGTGCGGAGGTCCTGAATTTGCTTGAGGAGGTCGGCTTCCGCCCCGTCGGTGTACGCCTGCATATCGTTGACGACCGTCCCCatcgccgcctccaccgccttGTCGACCGCCGCCCCGACGGAACGCGACACCACAGCATCGACGGTGCTCCCCACCGCCGCCACGATGAGCGCGTCGAGCTCCTTCTGGTGACGTAGATGGGCCGCCTCGCTTGCCTGGGTTATGGTCTCGTAGATCGCCTTGCCCTCGGCGCTCAGGTGCTCCATGAGCTCCTGCCGTcggcgcgccgccgccgctgccaacCGCGTCTCGTGGCTGTGATCCAGCGTGAAGTAGGTGGGAATTTTGGGCTCTGAGTACCAATTGTTAggatctactccctccgtttctaaatatttgtctttctagatattttaaacagactaccacatacggatgtatgtagatatattttagagtatagattcactcattttgctccgtatatagtcacttgttaaaatatctagaaaaacaaatatttaggaacggaggaagtagatAGGGATTGGAGAAGGAAGGGGAAAACTATGGCGGCATCTCGTATTCACTCTCAAGTCTGTGATGTATTTGCTTACAGAGGAAGGATTGATTTACAAGCCAATGGCCTCAGCCATTACCAATTCGCCACCCAACACGATGACAGGATAGACTAATATAGGATTATACCCAGTTGCCGTCCGCGTAGCGAGTGGAAGGATGATGGGCTCTCTTGCTGGGCCGGCCCTCCTTGGTGATGAAGCGTACACCGGTCTCGTCGGTAGTGGCACTAGGCCCAGTGTTAACAAGAACATACAACCGGCTACGATTTTTTGGAATGTAAAACGTACAACCTGCCGTAAGACCTGGTAGTGCAGGTGCAGGTGCTACGCGGGAACGAGTAATCCCAAGCCTGTCCGTAGAGGTCATTTTTATTGAGCCTCGGAGCTTGCCAAGTGATGCGTCCACCCATCGCTATGTATCACACGCTAGGCACATATTCGGAATTTCGTTTATTTTCTCCACTTGTTTTCGCGTTTAGTGACATTCTCTCCCACCTTTGGTTCCACGTTCCCCTCCTTGCTTGTTCTTGTATCCAGTTAGCACATCATTTTTCCATCAAATGGAATTAAGACCGGAAGAGGTAAGACAAAGTATAGCTCTCACTTCCTGGTAATATGTTGTAGGTCAAAGCACAAATTTTAGAGGAAAATGTAGAGAAACTAACACCAACTGAAGCGGAAATTTCTCGGTGGCTATGGTGGTGTGCGAATTGTTTCCGAAATAAAACAATATTGATTCATGACGTGCCTGCGACGGGGAAGCCAATTCCCCGGCGCGTGGACGGGAACATAGCGAACAGGAAGCTCCCCGCCGCTCCGGCAGACATGGGCACTGCGGCGAGCAGCTGCCTCGTCGTGGCGGACTCCACGGGGTAGAAGCACGCCACGACGTTGCTGTCCACCATGGCCACGGCCAGGAACACCACGAACGACAGCACCCCGTGCAGCACGTCCCTCGCGCGAAGCCGGTATCTCTCGTCCCGCGGTGGCATCTGCTGGGCGCCGTCGATGAGTCTCAGGCGGCCGCTGGGCGTGACGAAGCCGTAGCGCACGGTGCCCGTCTCGTCGCGGTAGCTGTCGgtgaagcagaggaggaagcacgAGAGGGCACAGGCGCCGATGAGGCAGCCGGTGAGCGCGCGGTTGGCGGCCGTGCAGGTGCCGTCGGCGGTGAAGGTCGGCGAGAGGAATTCGAAGGCCAGCACGGCGCCGGTGGGGAGGTGCTTCGCGAGGTCCGCGGTGCTGCTCAGAGCCTTGCCTAGGACGGTTGTTGTTTGTGTCCGGCCGTCTCCATTGCCGAGCAGTGGAGCCTGCTGCGCCGCCGGGGACGACTCGGGGTCGACGGCTGGCCGGGACGACATTGGATTAGGAGCAATGGGATTAATGGAGCTGTGCAGTGCAGCCTTCGGATTTATTGCTCCAATTCGGTAGCACTTTACGTACCATGTGTGCAATGGAATATTTGTTCACGTGATGAAACAAGGCCTCGTTATGCTTGGACTGAACAAGGGAAGAACTTTTGTGACTTGCGATTTGAGACTACCTAAGAGCACCTTGGTGACTTGGGATTTGGCATCACCGCATAGCATCTCTAGTCCTTCCTTGGAACTTAGGCCCCGTTTAGAACAAGGGAAAATCGCAGGAATTTTGCAGGATCGAATTCCtattaaaaaaataaaatcaaCACAGCTGTTTGGAACAGAGGAATGGCTTACCAAGATTCCTATATAATGTGGCTGTCAATTGGAATTTTGCGTGGCAACTACTATGAGATCGCATCCCTTCGAGGACCGAAATGCTTAAGCGGCATGGCCCGGGTGATGGCATGTGCCCCGTGTGCACGGTACCGGAGACTAGGACTTATATCTTATTCTCATGTACGGCGGCACTAGGGCTTGACTGTGAGGCCCTCGACCTCGCGGAGTTCCTCCAGACCAGAGCTACCCAAGCTGTCGCCTATTCTGACTTATCTTTGTGGTGATGTTGTTGACTTTATGTGAAGGAGCTTGGTTTCCctatgtttggttttggtaattaatgacaattCCTATGGACTAATGGTTAATTTGAGCTATAGATTTGAAGGGCTCGTCCATCGGCATTAATTGAAGACCATTTGTTGGTTTCAAGGTTATTAGAAGGAGATTTTTGTGTTGACTAAGGTTCTATTCGAGGTGTAATCCAAACATCGGTCATATTAGTGTTGAGCCTGTTACAAGTATGTCTTGAAGTAGAAGATTGTGTGaacattcatgtttaccttcaagacatcatcttTACAAAGAGAGAAGATTGGATACATGGTTGATCAAGTCAAAGTAAAAGAGTGGATTCAAGTTGATCAATACACAAAGCGCTGGAAATGTACCGAGTGGGATCAAATGATCTCACAATATGGTAAACATTGGTCATTACACTTTGTAAAGTAACCCATGATCTGTTTGTGTGGTGGTTCTATGTGGGGTTAGTTATTTTTTCATGGGCTTGTATTAAGAGGAAGATCTTATATAACACATGgaggaggatgacatcaagtggtgattgTCATCAAGGTTGAgttgtgcaagttcaagtggagtaTCACGAAGTGATCACATGTTTGAAGTTTGCCGTCCATTCTGGCGAtgatggacttgtgaagatgtgcctaagagaggctcacccatagtggagtatgggggagcaatttACTAGTATACATCGAGTCGGCGGAATCAAGAAAGGTGGTTTAATTTGAGAAGGTCAAGATCGttatcatctagctcaagtggattATGCGCAAAGAAAATATTTGTTCATGATGgtttttctattttaccggtctcatggtgttAGTTGGTAGACCCAATTATAGGATTGATAGTCGTACTATGAAGGGGGGCTCTCGAGTGAGTAGCTTGttcgtatcgttcgtagagagctcaaacatTTGCATGCTtggcatcatctttcttggttatTGTTTGGCTTTTCTCT encodes:
- the LOC125553749 gene encoding protein DMP6-like, translated to MSSRPAVDPESSPAAQQAPLLGNGDGRTQTTTVLGKALSSTADLAKHLPTGAVLAFEFLSPTFTADGTCTAANRALTGCLIGACALSCFLLCFTDSYRDETGTVRYGFVTPSGRLRLIDGAQQMPPRDERYRLRARDVLHGVLSFVVFLAVAMVDSNVVACFYPVESATTRQLLAAVPMSAGAAGSFLFAMFPSTRRGIGFPVAGTS